A region of Pristiophorus japonicus isolate sPriJap1 chromosome 32, sPriJap1.hap1, whole genome shotgun sequence DNA encodes the following proteins:
- the LOC139240622 gene encoding tubulin alpha-3 chain-like, protein MAVLLMRRECLSIHIGQAGVQIGNACWELYCLEHGIQPDGQMPSDKTVGGGDDSFNTFFSETGAGKHVPRAVFIDLEPTVIDEVRTGTYRQLFHPEQLITGKEDAANNYARGHCSVGKEIVDLVLDRVRKLADLCTGLQGFLIFHSFGGGTGSGFTSLLMERLSVDYGKKSKLEFSVYPAPQISTAVVEPYNSVLVTHCTLEHSDCAFMVDNEAIYDVCRRNLDIERPTYTNLNRLMAQLVSSITASLRFDGALNVDLTEFQTNLVPYPRIHFPLVNYAPLISAEKAYHEHLSTAELTNACFEPANQMVKCDPRQGKYMACCMLYRGDVVPKDVNAAIATIKSKRSIQFVDWCPTGFKVGINYQPPTVVPGGDLAKVQRALCMLSNTTAISLAWTRLNLKFDKMYAKRAFVHWYVGEGLEEGEFQDAREDMASLEKDYEEVGVDSSDLDKKAEEEEE, encoded by the exons ATGGCGGTCTTACTAATGCGG CGTGAGTGTCTTTCAATCCACATTGGCCAGGCGGGTGTGCAGATCGGCAACGCTTGCTGGGAGCTGTATTGCCTGGAGCATGGGATCCAGCCGGACGGGCAGATGCCCAGTGACAAGACTGTCGGAGGTGGCGACGATTCCTTCAACACTTTCTTCAGTGAGACGGGGGCGGGCAAGCACGTTCCCCGAGCCGTGTTTATAGATCTGGAGCCCACTGTGATAG ATGAGGTTCGCACCGGCACTTACCGACAGCTCTTTCACCCCGAGCAGCTCATCACCGGCAAGGAGGATGCGGCCAATAACTACGCACGGGGCCACTGCTCGGTCGGCAAGGAGATTGTGGATCTGGTTTTGGATCGTGTCCGGAAGCTG GCTGACCTGTGCACAGGACTACAGGGTTTCCTCATCTTCCACAGTTTCGGGGGTGGGACCGGCTCGGGCTTTACTTCGCTCCTGATGGAGAGACTCTCCGTCGACTACGGCAAGAAATCCAAACTGGAGTTTTCCGTTTACCCAGCGCCGCAGATTTCCACCGCGGTGGTCGAGCCCTACAACTCCGTGCTGGTCACCCACTGCACCCTCGAGCACTCTGACTGCGCCTTCATGGTGGACAACGAGGCCATTTACGACGTGTGTCGGCGTAACCTTGACATCGAGCGTCCCACCTACACCAACCTCAACCGTCTCATGGCACAGTTAGTGTCGTCCATCACAGCGTCACTACGGTTCGACGGTGCCCTGAATGTGGATCTGACTGAGTTCCAAACCAACCTGGTCCCCTATCCCCGCATCCACTTCCCGCTGGTGAACTACGCGCCTCTTATTTCGGCCGAGAAGGCTTACCACGAGCATTTATCCACGGCGGAGCTGACCAACGCATGCTTTGAGCCAGCCAACCAGATGGTGAAGTGCGACCCCCGCCAGGGCAAGTACATGGCGTGCTGCATGCTGTACCGAGGGGACGTGGTGCCGAAAGATGTCAACGCAGCCATCGCCACCATCAAGAGCAAGCGATCGATCCAGTTTGTTGATTGGTGCCCGACTGGGTTCAAG GTTGGCATCAACTACCAGCCCCCGACGGTGGTGCCAGGGGGCGATCTGGCAAAGGTGCAGCGTGCCCTCTGTATGCTGAGCAACACCACCGCCATTTCCTTGGCTTGGACCCGCCTCAACCTCAAATTCGACAAGATGTACGCCAAGCGGGCCTTTGTCCACTGGTAcgtgggagaggggctggaggaAGGGGAGTTCCAGGACGCACGGGAGGACATGGCGTCACTCGAGAAGGATTACGAAGAGGTGGGGGTCGATTCTTCGGATCTCGACAAaaaggcggaggaggaggaagaataa